A section of the Gemmatimonadales bacterium genome encodes:
- a CDS encoding isoprenyl transferase, whose protein sequence is MSDDLLRRIKMHGAVPAHVAIIMDGNGRWAKGRSLPRPLGHHAGMRAVREVVEACLKADVGVLTLFAFSQENWQRPALEIEALMSLLEEYISREVDNLREKGVAVSILGDLERLAPAARRAVDRVVQETAGGTELALNLCISYSSRAELARAARILAEEVAAGRLDPTDIDEESLGRRLYTAPWPDPDLLIRTSGEMRISNFLLWQLAYAELYVTPVLWPDFTRLHLFEAILEFQRRDRRFGRVSV, encoded by the coding sequence ATGAGCGACGATCTCCTGCGCCGGATCAAGATGCACGGCGCCGTTCCAGCACATGTGGCGATCATCATGGACGGGAACGGCCGGTGGGCCAAGGGCCGCTCCCTGCCGCGCCCGCTGGGCCACCACGCCGGCATGCGCGCGGTGCGGGAAGTCGTCGAGGCGTGCCTCAAGGCCGACGTCGGCGTCCTGACCCTCTTCGCCTTCAGCCAGGAAAACTGGCAGAGGCCGGCGCTCGAGATCGAGGCGCTGATGAGCTTGCTGGAGGAGTACATCTCGCGCGAGGTCGATAACCTGCGGGAGAAGGGCGTGGCCGTCAGCATTCTGGGCGATCTCGAGCGCCTGGCTCCCGCGGCCCGGCGTGCCGTCGACCGGGTGGTCCAGGAGACCGCGGGCGGGACCGAGCTGGCCCTCAACCTGTGCATCTCCTACAGCTCCAGGGCGGAGCTCGCCCGGGCCGCGCGGATACTTGCGGAGGAGGTCGCCGCCGGCCGGCTCGACCCGACCGATATCGACGAGGAGTCCCTGGGCCGGCGGCTCTACACCGCGCCGTGGCCCGATCCCGATCTGCTGATCCGCACGTCCGGTGAGATGCGGATCTCCAACTTCCTCCTCTGGCAGCTGGCCTACGCCGAGCTGTACGTGACGCCGGTCCTCTGGCCCGATTTCACCCGGCTGCATCTCTTCGAAGCCATTCTGGAGTTTCAGCGGCGCGATCGCCGGTTCGGGCGCGTCTCCGTCTGA
- a CDS encoding pitrilysin family protein yields the protein MDTVRLDEGLLRTTAPNGMIILTEKLPGVRSAAVGIYVRTASAHERREQMGISHLLEHMVFKGTERRSAKQLAMELEVRGGGLDAFTGRDYTSYQGHILDADLPLAVEILTDLVRHPLLRESDLEPERNVILEEINGVADTPDDLVFELHSAALWPEHPYGYSILGTPDTLSGLSAADLRVLHEAGYNRGNCIIAAAGNLEHDLLLTVLEREGWFEGSRLERARPPVAATPARRGCGHREERDTAQTHIVFGTDTFPLNDPRRFALAILTNVFGGGMSSRLFQRVREELGLAYAIFAFKHFYQASGQLGVYVGTQPSTADQAVEAIRAEYDQLAREGLPPAELADGKQQLKGQIMLSLESPAARMGRLAGFVLHDDQYRPLDAMLAEIDAVTSEEIAAVAAEFFAADRQTVVRLGPQG from the coding sequence GTGGATACGGTTCGCCTCGACGAAGGGCTGCTCCGGACCACGGCGCCGAACGGGATGATCATCCTCACCGAGAAGCTGCCGGGCGTCCGCTCGGCAGCCGTCGGCATCTACGTGCGCACCGCCAGCGCCCACGAGCGCCGGGAGCAGATGGGGATCTCCCATCTGCTCGAGCACATGGTGTTCAAAGGCACCGAGCGGCGCAGCGCCAAGCAGCTTGCCATGGAGCTAGAGGTCCGTGGCGGCGGGCTCGACGCGTTCACCGGCCGGGACTATACCAGCTACCAGGGGCACATCCTCGACGCCGATCTCCCCCTGGCGGTCGAGATCCTGACCGACCTCGTGCGGCATCCGCTCCTGCGGGAGAGCGATCTCGAGCCCGAGCGCAACGTCATCCTGGAAGAGATCAACGGCGTGGCCGACACGCCCGACGATCTGGTCTTCGAGCTCCACTCCGCCGCGCTCTGGCCCGAGCATCCGTACGGCTACTCGATCCTGGGGACGCCCGACACGCTGAGCGGGCTCTCCGCCGCGGATCTCCGGGTGCTGCACGAGGCCGGCTACAACCGGGGCAACTGCATCATCGCGGCGGCCGGCAATCTGGAGCATGACCTGCTCCTCACCGTGCTCGAGCGGGAAGGCTGGTTCGAAGGGAGCCGGCTGGAGCGGGCGCGTCCTCCGGTCGCGGCGACCCCTGCGCGCCGGGGGTGCGGGCACCGGGAGGAGCGGGACACGGCGCAGACGCACATCGTCTTCGGGACGGACACCTTTCCGCTGAACGACCCGCGCCGCTTTGCCCTGGCCATCCTGACCAATGTGTTCGGCGGAGGCATGTCGAGCCGGCTCTTCCAGCGGGTACGTGAGGAGCTGGGCCTGGCCTACGCCATCTTCGCCTTCAAGCACTTCTACCAGGCGTCGGGCCAGCTGGGCGTCTACGTGGGCACCCAGCCGTCCACCGCCGACCAGGCCGTAGAGGCGATCCGGGCGGAGTACGACCAACTGGCCCGCGAAGGACTGCCGCCGGCCGAGCTTGCCGACGGCAAGCAGCAGCTCAAAGGGCAGATCATGCTCTCGCTGGAGAGCCCCGCCGCGCGGATGGGGCGCCTGGCCGGGTTCGTCCTGCACGATGACCAGTACCGCCCGCTGGACGCCATGCTGGCGGAGATCGACGCGGTCACCAGCGAGGAGATCGCCGCGGTGGCGGCGGAGTTCTTTGCCGCCGACCGGCAGACGGTCGTCCGGCTGGGGCCACAGGGGTGA
- the dxr gene encoding 1-deoxy-D-xylulose-5-phosphate reductoisomerase, whose protein sequence is MRGVAVLGSTGSIGRSTLDVLRRQRDHFRVVALTAGRQGAELEAQVAEWRPAFAGLATVGRDDRWPSGPQVLVEAATHPDADIVVNAVVGAAGLDATIAALRAGKRVALANKESLVMAGNLVAEAAAAGGGELVPIDSEHSAVLQCVSGRESRLKRLILTCSGGPFRRWAGEEVRHATVAEALRHPTWRMGSKITVDCATLANKALELIEAHHLFGLPYDALEVVVHPQSIVHAFVEFCDGSVIAQLGFPSMELPILYALTHPVRLPDEGVRRFDPVAAGPLTFEPVRTEVFRALASGVAAGRAGGTAPAVYNAANEVAVGAFLAGEVPFGCISEIIERVLQAHTSVPATTLEVVREADRWARERAAEYASGYVRASC, encoded by the coding sequence ATGCGCGGCGTCGCGGTCCTCGGTTCCACCGGCTCCATCGGCCGCAGCACGCTCGACGTCCTGCGGCGACAGCGGGATCACTTCCGCGTGGTCGCGCTCACCGCCGGCCGCCAGGGCGCCGAGCTGGAGGCGCAGGTGGCGGAGTGGCGGCCGGCATTCGCCGGTCTCGCCACGGTCGGCCGGGATGACCGCTGGCCATCGGGGCCCCAGGTGCTCGTGGAGGCAGCCACCCACCCGGACGCGGACATCGTGGTGAACGCGGTCGTCGGAGCCGCCGGGCTCGACGCCACCATCGCCGCGCTCCGGGCGGGAAAGCGGGTGGCGCTCGCCAACAAGGAAAGCCTGGTGATGGCGGGAAACCTGGTGGCCGAGGCGGCGGCCGCCGGCGGGGGCGAGCTGGTGCCGATCGACTCCGAGCACAGCGCCGTGCTCCAGTGCGTGAGCGGCCGCGAGAGCAGACTGAAGCGCCTGATCCTCACCTGCTCCGGTGGGCCGTTCCGCCGGTGGGCCGGCGAAGAGGTACGCCACGCGACCGTGGCGGAGGCGTTGCGTCACCCCACCTGGCGCATGGGCAGCAAGATCACGGTGGACTGCGCCACGCTTGCCAACAAGGCGCTGGAGCTGATCGAGGCGCACCACCTGTTCGGTCTGCCCTATGACGCGCTTGAGGTCGTGGTGCATCCCCAGAGCATCGTCCACGCCTTCGTCGAGTTCTGCGATGGCAGCGTGATCGCGCAGCTCGGCTTCCCCTCGATGGAGCTTCCGATCCTCTACGCCCTGACCCACCCCGTGCGGCTGCCCGATGAGGGCGTCCGGCGCTTCGATCCCGTCGCGGCGGGGCCGCTCACCTTCGAGCCAGTGCGGACCGAGGTGTTCCGCGCCCTGGCCTCCGGTGTGGCGGCGGGACGCGCAGGGGGCACCGCTCCGGCGGTGTACAACGCGGCCAACGAGGTGGCGGTCGGCGCGTTCCTGGCGGGAGAGGTTCCCTTTGGCTGCATCAGTGAGATCATCGAGCGCGTGCTCCAGGCGCACACCTCGGTCCCCGCGACCACTCTGGAGGTGGTGCGGGAGGCCGACCGGTGGGCGCGGGAGCGGGCCGCCGAGTACGCGAGCGGCTACGTGAGGGCATCGTGCTGA
- a CDS encoding polyribonucleotide nucleotidyltransferase, giving the protein MTVQRIETQFAGRPLTLETGRLAKQAAGSAALRFGDTMVLAAVTVSPTLSTLPFFPLTVEYREKTYAAGKIPGGFLKREGRPSDKEILASRLIDRSIRPLFPEGFKNEVQVFVTVLSADQENDADILGAIAASTALSLSTVPWNGPLAAVRVGRVEGNWILNPTFQQLEFSTIDLVVSGSADSIVMVEGGSLEISEAEVLEALKVAQKGIRELIGLEKQLIEKAGAAQKIAWIKVEPDQALIGRVREGAETAMASAINAKDKASRARGVKSVKEQVLATLLAEFPDRGRELATELEEIEYRVMRKQVLDRGERVDGRDLDTIRPITIETGVLPRTHGSALFTRGQTQALVSATLGTAEDEQRIDSIDVAGETTKSFMLHYNFPPYSTGEVKMIRGTSRREIGHGALAERALQPLLPHYEDFPYTLRVVSEVLESNGSSSMATVCGGSLALMDAGVPMKAPCAGVAMGLVKEGDKVAVLTDILGSEDALGDMDFKVAGTERGITSIQMDIKIEGMDLKIMEQALERARKGRLFILGEMRKVLPTPRPELSQYAPRIFTMQIKPDKIGDVIGPKGKTIRGIQDATGAKISIEDSGLVTISAVGGDAGEKARAMVAAITTEPEVGRTYEGPVKSTTAFGAFVEILPGVEGLLHISELQHGRTEKTEDVVKKGDIVQVKLLEVDDRGRMKLSRKALLPKE; this is encoded by the coding sequence GTGACCGTGCAACGGATCGAGACCCAGTTCGCCGGCCGTCCACTCACGTTGGAGACCGGACGCCTCGCAAAGCAGGCGGCAGGCTCCGCCGCCCTCCGATTTGGCGATACGATGGTGCTGGCCGCAGTGACAGTATCCCCCACGCTCTCCACCCTGCCGTTCTTCCCCCTGACCGTCGAGTATCGCGAGAAGACCTACGCCGCAGGCAAGATCCCCGGCGGGTTCCTCAAGCGCGAGGGTCGTCCCTCGGACAAGGAGATCCTGGCGAGCCGGCTGATCGATCGCTCGATCCGGCCGCTCTTCCCGGAAGGGTTCAAGAACGAGGTGCAGGTGTTCGTGACGGTGCTGTCCGCCGACCAGGAGAACGATGCCGACATCCTCGGTGCCATCGCCGCGTCGACCGCGCTGAGCCTCTCGACCGTGCCCTGGAACGGGCCGCTCGCCGCGGTCCGGGTGGGGCGGGTGGAGGGCAACTGGATCCTCAATCCCACCTTCCAGCAGCTCGAGTTCTCCACCATCGATCTGGTGGTTAGCGGCTCGGCCGACTCGATCGTGATGGTCGAGGGCGGCTCGCTCGAGATCTCCGAGGCCGAGGTGCTGGAGGCGCTCAAGGTGGCGCAGAAGGGCATTCGCGAGCTGATCGGGCTGGAGAAGCAGTTGATCGAGAAGGCCGGGGCGGCCCAGAAGATCGCCTGGATCAAGGTGGAGCCCGATCAGGCGCTGATTGGCCGGGTGCGCGAGGGTGCGGAGACGGCCATGGCCTCGGCGATCAACGCCAAGGACAAGGCGTCCCGCGCCCGCGGGGTCAAGAGCGTGAAGGAGCAGGTCCTCGCCACGCTGCTGGCCGAGTTCCCCGATCGGGGCCGCGAGCTGGCCACCGAGCTGGAGGAGATCGAGTACCGGGTCATGCGGAAGCAGGTGCTGGATCGGGGCGAGCGGGTCGATGGCCGCGACCTGGACACCATCCGGCCGATCACCATCGAGACCGGCGTGCTCCCGCGCACCCACGGGTCGGCGCTGTTCACCCGGGGGCAGACCCAGGCCCTGGTCTCCGCCACCCTGGGCACCGCGGAGGACGAGCAGCGGATCGACAGCATCGACGTGGCCGGAGAGACCACCAAGTCGTTCATGCTGCACTACAACTTCCCGCCGTACTCGACCGGTGAGGTCAAGATGATCCGCGGCACCAGCCGCCGCGAGATCGGCCACGGGGCGCTGGCGGAGCGGGCCCTTCAGCCCCTCCTGCCGCACTACGAGGACTTCCCCTACACGCTCCGGGTGGTCTCCGAGGTGCTGGAGTCGAACGGCTCGTCCTCGATGGCCACCGTATGCGGCGGCTCCCTGGCGCTGATGGATGCCGGCGTGCCGATGAAGGCTCCCTGCGCCGGCGTGGCCATGGGGCTCGTCAAAGAGGGCGACAAGGTGGCCGTCCTCACCGACATCCTGGGGTCCGAGGATGCCCTCGGCGACATGGACTTCAAGGTGGCGGGCACCGAGCGGGGCATCACCTCGATCCAGATGGACATCAAGATCGAGGGGATGGATCTCAAGATCATGGAGCAGGCGCTGGAACGGGCCCGGAAAGGCCGGCTGTTCATTCTCGGGGAGATGCGCAAGGTGCTGCCGACCCCCCGGCCCGAGCTGTCCCAGTACGCGCCCCGCATCTTCACCATGCAGATCAAGCCGGACAAGATCGGCGACGTGATCGGACCCAAGGGCAAGACGATCCGGGGGATCCAGGATGCCACCGGGGCCAAGATCAGCATCGAGGACAGCGGTCTGGTGACCATCTCCGCCGTGGGCGGCGACGCGGGCGAGAAGGCTCGCGCCATGGTGGCCGCCATCACCACCGAGCCCGAGGTGGGCCGGACGTACGAAGGGCCGGTGAAGAGCACCACGGCGTTCGGGGCGTTTGTCGAGATCCTCCCCGGGGTGGAGGGGCTGCTCCACATCAGCGAGCTGCAGCACGGGCGCACCGAGAAGACCGAGGACGTGGTCAAGAAGGGCGACATCGTCCAGGTCAAGCTGCTCGAGGTGGACGACCGCGGCCGCATGAAGCTCTCCCGGAAGGCGCTGCTGCCCAAGGAGTAG
- a CDS encoding phosphatidate cytidylyltransferase — MDANLVRRVGVAVIAIPLALGVIYLGGLPLVALLAVVAGLGAGELFGLAERQGVRPARVLGIAGAALIAPLAYGAILTPGWSEGITGAWPYLGALWLVVVLTWALAQRAPADRPLEAVGTTLLGVAYTGAMPVFLLAIRHTRYPERSWAGAWLVFYPLVVTWVCDTAAMFGGRMFGGPKLAPTVSPGKTRSGTVAGVAGGLLVAPLFALGVFPMVGVSIPVWQLLAMAAALSVVGQLGDLAESLFKREAGVKDSSHLIPGHGGVLDRLDSLYFVVPTAAAFYRAFGAI; from the coding sequence ATGGACGCCAATCTGGTCCGTCGGGTCGGCGTCGCCGTCATCGCCATTCCGCTCGCGCTCGGCGTGATCTATCTCGGCGGACTGCCCCTGGTGGCGCTGCTGGCGGTCGTCGCCGGCCTGGGGGCGGGAGAGCTGTTCGGCCTGGCGGAGCGGCAGGGCGTGCGGCCCGCGCGGGTCCTGGGGATCGCGGGCGCGGCGCTGATCGCGCCGCTCGCCTACGGCGCCATCCTCACGCCGGGCTGGAGCGAAGGCATCACGGGCGCGTGGCCCTACCTCGGCGCGCTCTGGCTGGTGGTGGTCCTCACCTGGGCCCTGGCGCAGCGGGCGCCGGCCGACCGCCCGCTCGAGGCCGTCGGCACCACGCTGCTCGGCGTCGCCTACACCGGCGCCATGCCCGTCTTTCTGCTGGCCATTCGGCATACGCGCTATCCGGAGCGCTCGTGGGCCGGCGCCTGGCTGGTGTTCTATCCGTTGGTGGTCACCTGGGTGTGTGATACCGCCGCGATGTTCGGCGGACGGATGTTCGGAGGGCCGAAGCTCGCGCCCACGGTGAGTCCGGGCAAGACCCGGTCGGGCACCGTGGCCGGTGTGGCGGGCGGCCTCTTGGTGGCACCCCTCTTCGCGCTGGGCGTGTTCCCCATGGTAGGCGTCAGCATCCCGGTCTGGCAGCTGCTCGCGATGGCCGCGGCACTGTCCGTGGTGGGGCAGCTGGGCGACCTGGCCGAGTCTCTGTTCAAGCGCGAGGCTGGGGTCAAGGATTCGAGCCATCTCATCCCCGGGCATGGCGGTGTGCTCGACCGGCTCGACTCGCTCTACTTCGTCGTGCCCACGGCGGCCGCGTTCTACCGGGCGTTCGGAGCGATCTGA
- the ald gene encoding alanine dehydrogenase, translating to MLIGVPKEIKTNENRVALVPAGAEALVAAGHTVVIEAGAGVGSGFPDASYQAAGAAILATPDEVWQRSEMIMKVKEPIAPEWPRMRRGQLIYTYFHFAAAEELTRAVIDSGAVAIAYETVQLPSGELPLLTPMSEVAGRMAVQDGAKYLEKVFGGSGILLGGVPGVAPGEVVIIGGGVVGINAAKMAAGLGAHVTILDISLDRLRYLDDVLPANVDTTYSNRHNILEAIRRADLVIGAVLLPGAKAPHLVKRADLKSMKPGTVIVDVAVDQGGCVETIKPTTHENPTYFVDGILHYAVANMPGGVPRTSTLALTNATLPYGLKLAKQGWRAACKADRALGLGLNVVEGKVVYPGVAEAFRLPLADVAGIL from the coding sequence ATGCTGATCGGGGTTCCCAAAGAGATCAAGACCAATGAGAACCGCGTCGCCCTGGTGCCGGCGGGCGCGGAGGCGCTGGTGGCGGCGGGGCACACCGTGGTGATCGAGGCCGGAGCCGGAGTGGGAAGCGGCTTCCCCGACGCCAGCTACCAAGCGGCCGGTGCCGCGATCCTCGCCACCCCCGATGAGGTCTGGCAGCGGTCCGAGATGATCATGAAGGTGAAGGAGCCGATCGCGCCGGAGTGGCCTCGCATGCGCCGGGGACAGCTGATCTACACCTACTTCCACTTCGCCGCCGCGGAGGAGCTCACCCGGGCGGTCATCGACTCGGGCGCCGTGGCCATCGCCTACGAGACGGTGCAGCTCCCCAGTGGCGAGCTGCCCCTGCTCACGCCGATGTCCGAGGTCGCCGGACGGATGGCGGTGCAGGACGGCGCCAAGTATCTGGAGAAGGTGTTCGGGGGCAGCGGCATCCTGCTGGGCGGCGTGCCCGGCGTGGCGCCGGGCGAGGTCGTCATCATCGGTGGGGGCGTGGTGGGGATCAACGCGGCCAAGATGGCGGCCGGGCTGGGCGCGCACGTGACCATCCTGGACATCTCGCTCGACCGGCTGCGCTATCTGGACGACGTGCTCCCGGCCAACGTGGACACCACCTACTCCAACCGGCACAACATCCTGGAGGCGATCCGCCGGGCCGACCTGGTGATCGGCGCGGTGCTCCTGCCCGGTGCCAAGGCGCCCCACCTGGTCAAGCGAGCCGACCTCAAGAGCATGAAACCGGGCACGGTCATCGTGGACGTGGCGGTCGATCAGGGGGGCTGCGTCGAGACGATCAAGCCGACCACCCACGAGAATCCCACCTACTTCGTCGACGGTATTCTGCACTACGCGGTTGCCAATATGCCCGGGGGCGTCCCCCGGACCTCCACCCTCGCCCTGACCAATGCCACGCTGCCATATGGACTTAAGCTCGCCAAGCAGGGTTGGCGTGCGGCGTGCAAGGCGGACCGCGCACTCGGGCTGGGCCTCAACGTGGTCGAGGGCAAGGTGGTCTATCCGGGCGTGGCCGAAGCCTTCCGGCTGCCCCTGGCAGACGTCGCCGGCATCCTGTGA
- the rpsO gene encoding 30S ribosomal protein S15: MSFDKQAVTAKHQAHASDTGSTKVQVALLTERINSLTDHFRTHPKDHHGRRGLLKMVGTRRRLLTYLKRSDLETYRALIEQLGLRH, from the coding sequence ATGAGTTTTGACAAGCAGGCGGTCACGGCCAAGCACCAGGCCCACGCGAGCGACACCGGGTCGACCAAAGTGCAGGTGGCCCTGCTCACCGAGCGGATCAACTCCCTCACCGATCACTTCCGCACGCACCCCAAGGATCACCACGGCCGCCGGGGCCTCCTCAAGATGGTGGGCACCCGCCGCCGTCTCCTGACCTACCTCAAGCGCAGTGACCTCGAGACCTACCGAGCACTGATCGAGCAGCTCGGTCTCCGGCACTAA
- the rseP gene encoding RIP metalloprotease RseP produces MLTTVLSLIVVLGVLVFVHEAGHFAAAKWAGIYVHRFSLGLGPPIPWLTFRRGETEYSISWLPLGGYVKMASQEEEATSSALEGGRPAVLVPPDRMFEAKPIWKRMIVILAGVTMNALFAWLLFTFLAAKNGRAIDPTTTVGRVVPELVPLEAEVLKSIRPGTRILAINGKQVSTWTDVAEGIANVPQPEVRIELSDGRTISLPIHPDALEQRYKASQALQPYRAPVVGQVLPGRPAAKAGIQFGDTIVAVNGRRMDQWYDVLEVLQASAGKDLTLELAHGPRHVVVGIRPYVDSIPGPDGRQVAIGRIGVAVGGDYRSEPLSLGEAMGEGWRSMLEKSTQIVRTVRGLFSGRISKREVGGPILIGQLAGERARLGLDAFLDFMALISINLAVLNLLPVPVLDGGQFLFLLAEAVIRRPLPLRLRERLTMVGLVLIVLLMGLAFSNDLRRLFGG; encoded by the coding sequence GTGCTGACAACCGTCCTGTCGCTGATCGTGGTGTTGGGCGTCCTGGTCTTCGTCCACGAGGCCGGGCACTTCGCCGCCGCCAAGTGGGCCGGGATCTACGTGCATCGCTTCTCCCTCGGCCTCGGTCCGCCGATCCCCTGGCTCACCTTCCGGCGGGGCGAGACCGAGTACTCGATCTCCTGGCTACCGTTGGGTGGCTACGTCAAAATGGCGAGCCAGGAGGAGGAGGCCACCAGCAGCGCGCTCGAAGGTGGCAGACCCGCCGTCCTGGTGCCACCCGACCGGATGTTCGAGGCCAAGCCGATCTGGAAGCGAATGATCGTGATCCTGGCCGGGGTCACGATGAACGCGCTCTTCGCCTGGCTGCTCTTCACCTTCCTCGCGGCCAAGAACGGGCGCGCCATCGACCCGACCACCACCGTCGGGCGCGTGGTGCCGGAGCTGGTGCCGCTCGAGGCTGAGGTGCTGAAGAGCATCCGGCCCGGCACCCGCATCCTCGCCATCAACGGCAAGCAGGTGAGCACCTGGACCGACGTGGCGGAGGGGATCGCAAACGTCCCCCAGCCCGAGGTTCGGATCGAGCTCTCGGACGGGCGCACCATCTCCCTGCCGATCCATCCGGACGCGCTGGAGCAGCGCTACAAGGCGTCCCAGGCGCTCCAGCCATACCGCGCGCCGGTGGTCGGACAGGTGCTGCCTGGGCGCCCCGCGGCCAAGGCGGGGATCCAGTTCGGTGACACCATCGTGGCAGTGAACGGCCGACGGATGGACCAGTGGTACGATGTGCTGGAGGTGCTGCAGGCGAGCGCCGGGAAGGACCTCACGCTCGAGCTGGCCCACGGCCCACGTCACGTCGTGGTCGGGATCCGGCCTTACGTCGATTCGATTCCGGGCCCCGACGGGCGTCAGGTGGCCATCGGACGGATCGGCGTGGCCGTCGGGGGCGATTACCGCTCCGAGCCACTCTCCCTGGGCGAGGCGATGGGCGAGGGCTGGCGGTCGATGCTGGAGAAGTCCACCCAGATCGTCCGGACCGTGCGGGGACTCTTCAGCGGGCGGATCTCCAAGCGCGAGGTGGGCGGGCCGATCCTGATCGGCCAGCTAGCCGGGGAGCGCGCCCGCCTCGGTCTGGACGCGTTCCTGGATTTCATGGCGCTCATCTCGATCAACCTGGCGGTGCTCAACCTGCTCCCGGTGCCGGTGCTGGACGGCGGGCAATTCCTCTTCCTCCTGGCCGAGGCGGTGATCCGCCGTCCGCTGCCGCTCCGGCTGCGGGAGCGGCTCACGATGGTGGGGCTAGTGCTGATCGTCCTGCTGATGGGGCTGGCCTTCTCCAACGATCTTCGGCGGCTGTTCGGAGGGTAA
- the tsf gene encoding translation elongation factor Ts — protein sequence MTISPKDVSDLRARTGAGMMDCKRALEEGGGDMEKASEILRKKGIAKAEKRTGKSASQGIIVSYLHHNGQVGVLLELNCETDFVARTEEFQQLARDIALHVASADPIGVSPEDVPAELVERERRIAEEQVAQEGKPENIRAKIVEGKLKKFVAERSLTEQLYVKDDKKTVGQLVKEASGKLGETIAVRRFARFKIGEV from the coding sequence GTGACGATTTCCCCCAAGGACGTGAGTGACCTGCGCGCGCGAACCGGCGCGGGAATGATGGACTGCAAGCGAGCCCTGGAAGAGGGCGGCGGCGACATGGAGAAGGCCTCGGAGATCCTGCGGAAGAAGGGCATCGCCAAGGCCGAGAAGCGGACCGGCAAGAGCGCCTCCCAGGGGATCATCGTGAGCTATCTCCATCACAACGGGCAGGTGGGCGTGTTGCTGGAGCTCAACTGCGAGACCGACTTCGTGGCCCGCACCGAGGAGTTCCAGCAGCTCGCCCGGGACATCGCCTTGCACGTCGCCTCGGCCGATCCGATCGGGGTGAGTCCGGAGGACGTCCCGGCGGAGCTGGTCGAGCGCGAGCGTCGGATCGCCGAGGAGCAGGTGGCCCAGGAGGGCAAGCCTGAGAACATCCGCGCTAAGATCGTGGAGGGGAAGCTCAAGAAGTTCGTGGCCGAGCGGAGCCTGACCGAGCAGCTCTACGTGAAGGACGACAAGAAGACCGTGGGCCAGCTGGTGAAGGAGGCCTCCGGCAAGCTCGGCGAGACCATCGCCGTGCGGCGCTTTGCCCGGTTCAAGATTGGTGAAGTTTGA
- the frr gene encoding ribosome recycling factor → MSTIPELTKHGRELMHKAVENTKREFSGIRSGKATTSLLDIVRVEAYGTLVPLSQVAMVSAPEPRLLTVQPFDKALSQAIDKAIREADLGLNPSSQGNLIRVPLPALSEERRKELVKVVHKLAEEGRIAVRHARTDALSKIKKLEKVSEDDKTRAEKEVQKITDEHIKQIDGLIHAKEAEILEV, encoded by the coding sequence ATGAGCACCATTCCGGAACTGACCAAGCACGGTCGCGAGCTGATGCACAAGGCGGTCGAGAACACCAAGCGCGAGTTCAGCGGCATCCGGAGCGGCAAGGCCACCACCTCGCTGCTCGACATCGTGCGGGTGGAGGCCTACGGCACCCTGGTGCCGCTGAGCCAGGTGGCCATGGTGAGCGCCCCCGAGCCCCGCCTGCTCACCGTGCAGCCGTTTGACAAGGCGCTGAGCCAGGCCATCGACAAGGCCATCCGGGAGGCCGACCTGGGCCTCAACCCCTCGAGCCAGGGCAATCTGATCCGGGTCCCGCTGCCGGCGCTCTCCGAGGAGCGGCGCAAGGAGCTGGTCAAGGTGGTGCACAAGCTCGCCGAGGAGGGACGGATCGCGGTCCGGCACGCCCGGACCGACGCGCTCTCCAAGATCAAGAAGCTGGAGAAGGTCTCCGAGGACGACAAGACGCGGGCGGAGAAGGAGGTGCAGAAGATCACCGATGAGCACATCAAGCAGATCGATGGGCTGATCCACGCCAAAGAAGCCGAGATCCTGGAAGTCTGA
- the pyrH gene encoding UMP kinase has product MPVAYTRALLKISGEALGGDKGSGLDFHVVEAFAEEIKAVHRLGVRLALVVGGGNIIRGATASREGLDRVSADYMGMLATVINALALQDVLEKVGVDTRVMTAIRMESLAEPYIRRRAIRHLEKGRLIIFAAGTGNPFFSTDTAGVLRALEIEAEVILKATNVDGVFTGDPRTDPAATFIPELTYQEAIVKNYAVMDANAFGLCKANQLPIVVFNINQPGAITRVLQGERVGTIVR; this is encoded by the coding sequence ATGCCCGTCGCCTACACCCGCGCCCTGCTCAAGATTTCGGGCGAGGCGTTGGGGGGCGACAAGGGCTCCGGTCTCGATTTCCATGTGGTGGAGGCCTTCGCTGAAGAGATCAAGGCAGTACACCGGCTGGGCGTGAGGCTGGCACTGGTGGTGGGCGGGGGCAACATCATCCGCGGGGCCACCGCCAGCCGGGAAGGGCTGGACCGGGTGTCCGCGGACTACATGGGCATGCTGGCCACCGTGATCAACGCGCTGGCGCTGCAGGACGTCCTCGAGAAGGTGGGGGTCGACACCCGGGTGATGACCGCCATCCGCATGGAATCGCTGGCCGAGCCCTACATCCGACGCCGGGCCATCCGCCACCTGGAGAAAGGCCGGCTGATCATCTTCGCGGCCGGCACCGGCAATCCGTTCTTCTCCACCGATACCGCCGGGGTGCTGCGCGCACTCGAGATCGAGGCCGAAGTGATCCTCAAGGCCACCAACGTCGACGGCGTATTCACCGGCGATCCCCGGACCGATCCGGCGGCGACATTCATTCCGGAGCTCACCTACCAGGAGGCGATCGTCAAGAACTACGCCGTCATGGACGCCAACGCGTTCGGACTCTGCAAGGCCAATCAGCTGCCCATCGTCGTCTTCAACATCAACCAGCCCGGCGCCATCACCCGCGTGCTGCAAGGCGAACGGGTAGGGACCATCGTCCGATGA